From a single Glycine soja cultivar W05 chromosome 19, ASM419377v2, whole genome shotgun sequence genomic region:
- the LOC114398627 gene encoding uncharacterized protein LOC114398627: protein MDYENVESCGANEPHVDCSDAFKTSQVFECREDVLRWAQSVAHENGFVAVILRSDTNTGLESAHSSLKRLLQNSIGDLCSVWDAMNKMIALQHTEIKASFETSTHVVGHVFQKSLYRRLLGMVSRYALNQIVAELERVDYAGKNPSSCGCVVRTTLGLPCACQGLSEPEVGIKDVMETIYQKFEELDVCGKFTLRSKLWEIAHPDQNSMCPPPAKVNTKGAPKKTTSRNPRSTKCDPSYWEYVDAFKSQQNSNSLVRHTASSFEQPNRRTMMPMLDQFQPFMHDFIDKIVDVKADGNCGYRSVASLLGMGQDSWSVVRNHLLKELVNFS, encoded by the exons atggattatgaaaatgtAGAATCATGTGGtgcgaatgaaccacatgttgattgttcggatGCGTTCAAGACTTCTCAG GTGTTTGAGTGCCGAGAGGATGTTTTGCGGTGGGCTCAATCCGTGGCTCATGAAAACGGATTTGTGGCGGTGATTTTAAGGTCGGACACAAACACag gaTTGGAATCTGCTCACTCGTCTTTAAAAAGACTGTTACAAAATAGCATTGGAGACTTATGCAGTgtgtgggatgccatgaacaaaatgattgcGTTGCAGCACACAGAGATTAAagcatcatttgaaacaagtacacatgtcgtTGGACATGTGTTCCAAAAAAGCTTATACAGGAGGTTgcttggaatggtttcaaggtatgctttaaatcaaaTTGTTGCTGAATTAGAGCGTGTTGACTATGCTGGCAAGAATCCCTCAAGTTGTGGTTGCGTGGTGAGAACCACgcttggtcttccttgtgctt gccaagggttatctgagcccgAGGTGGGCATCAAGGACGTAATGGAAACAATATACCAAAAATTcgaagaacttgatgtttgtggcaagtTTACTCTAAGAAGTAAACTTTGGGAAATTGCACACCCTGATCAAAATtcgatgtgtcctcctccagcaAAGGTTAACACAAAGGGGGCACCGAAGAAAACTACGAGCAGGAACCCAAGGTCAACAAAGTGCGAtccatcttactgggagtatgtagaTGCCTTTAAATCACAACAAAATAGCAATTCGTTGGTGAGGCATACTGCATCATCCTTTGAGCAACCgaatcgaagaacgatgatgcCCATGTTGGACCAGTTTCAGCCATTTATGCACGACTTCATTGATAagattgttgatgtcaaagctgatggtaactgtggatatcggtcggTTGCcagtttattaggtatgggccAAGACTCTTGGTCGGTGGTCCGCAACCatctgcttaaagaacttgtcAATTTCTCATAA